One Campylobacter concisus DNA segment encodes these proteins:
- the hemE gene encoding uroporphyrinogen decarboxylase yields the protein MIFIDACLKKPTPYTPVWMMRQAGRYLPEYMAVRAKAGDFLSLCKDYKKASEVTLQPVDILGVDAAILFSDILVVPLEMGMDLRFEKGEGPVFTEPLCDKAALDALSIEKSVKNLAYVYDTIKLTRENLAKDKALIGFCGAPWTIATYMIEGGGSKNYAVCKKMLYQNPEFLHQILEKVTQALILYVKEQIKAGVDAVQIFDSWAAALEERAYFEFGFSYINKIVDSVKAEFPEIPVIVFPKGISGYLDKISGNFDVFGVDWSTPIELAKAKLSPKYVLQGNMEPTRLYSKKAIDEGIDKILDTMKGAPHIFNLGHGILPDVPVENAKYFIKQVQTKSAR from the coding sequence ATGATTTTTATAGATGCTTGTTTAAAAAAACCAACGCCATACACGCCCGTTTGGATGATGCGTCAAGCTGGTAGATATTTACCAGAATATATGGCTGTAAGAGCCAAGGCGGGGGATTTTTTATCACTTTGTAAAGATTATAAAAAAGCTAGTGAGGTTACGCTTCAGCCAGTCGATATTCTCGGCGTTGATGCGGCCATTTTGTTTAGCGACATCCTTGTAGTGCCGCTTGAAATGGGCATGGATCTACGTTTTGAAAAAGGTGAGGGGCCAGTTTTTACAGAGCCGTTGTGTGATAAAGCCGCACTTGACGCACTTAGCATAGAAAAGTCTGTCAAAAATTTAGCATACGTCTACGATACGATCAAGCTCACAAGAGAAAATTTAGCTAAAGATAAGGCACTAATTGGATTTTGCGGTGCCCCATGGACGATAGCTACATATATGATCGAGGGTGGCGGCAGCAAAAACTATGCTGTTTGCAAAAAAATGCTTTATCAAAATCCAGAATTTTTGCATCAAATTTTAGAAAAAGTGACGCAAGCACTCATCCTTTACGTCAAAGAGCAGATAAAGGCTGGTGTAGATGCGGTGCAAATTTTTGATAGCTGGGCGGCTGCACTTGAGGAGCGGGCTTATTTTGAGTTTGGATTTAGCTATATAAATAAAATAGTTGATAGCGTAAAAGCTGAGTTTCCAGAAATTCCAGTTATCGTTTTTCCAAAGGGGATAAGTGGCTATTTGGATAAAATTTCAGGAAATTTTGATGTTTTTGGCGTTGACTGGAGCACTCCAATTGAACTAGCCAAAGCAAAACTAAGTCCAAAATACGTCCTTCAAGGTAATATGGAGCCAACTAGACTTTATAGCAAAAAAGCGATAGATGAAGGCATTGATAAAATTTTAGATACAATGAAAGGTGCTCCACATATCTTTAATCTAGGTCACGGAATCTTACCAGATGTGCCAGTTGAAAATGCAAAATATTTCATAAAACAGGTTCAGACAAAAAGTGCAAGGTAA
- the gmhA gene encoding D-sedoheptulose 7-phosphate isomerase, translated as MLKTMIKNELEAHQKTFSEHVNLLDNLERACQMVADTLKNGKKVLICGNGGSAADAQHFAAELTGRYKSERQPLPGIALTTDTSALTAIGNDYGFDYVFSRQFEALAQPGDLLVAISTSGNSKNVLEAIKSAKKMGASVLGLSGKGGGAMNEGCDLNLVVSSSDTARIQESHIFFIHTICQAVDEAFRG; from the coding sequence ATGCTAAAAACAATGATAAAAAATGAGCTCGAGGCTCACCAAAAGACCTTTAGTGAGCATGTAAATTTGCTTGATAACTTAGAGCGTGCTTGCCAGATGGTAGCTGATACGCTAAAAAATGGTAAAAAGGTGCTTATATGTGGCAACGGCGGCTCTGCAGCGGACGCTCAGCATTTTGCAGCTGAGCTAACTGGCAGATATAAAAGCGAGCGCCAACCACTTCCTGGCATCGCGCTAACCACTGATACTTCGGCACTTACAGCCATTGGCAACGACTACGGCTTTGACTATGTTTTTTCACGTCAGTTTGAGGCTTTGGCTCAGCCAGGTGACTTGCTCGTGGCGATCTCAACAAGCGGCAACAGCAAAAATGTCCTTGAAGCTATAAAAAGTGCCAAGAAAATGGGCGCGTCAGTGCTTGGACTAAGCGGTAAAGGAGGTGGCGCTATGAATGAAGGATGTGATCTAAATTTAGTTGTTAGCTCAAGCGATACAGCAAGAATTCAAGAGTCGCACATATTTTTTATTCACACGATCTGTCAGGCCGTGGACGAGGCTTTTAGGGGTTAA
- a CDS encoding radical SAM protein has protein sequence MSLGIDLSPKQKSCNFDCVYCELSGAKTVSAIQDPPSVEEILVALKDALRTHQNIDVITLTANGEPTLHPYLQELINEINNLKGSSKTLILSNGSGVCDPKICEALKGLDIVKFSLDSAVQSTFKKIDRSKGGIETSELIKAMAKFRKEFAGELVLEILVVAGFNDKKNEFEALNVAINEIAPHRVDIGTVDRPPAYNVKGVDAKKLEELAEQISGVPVNIVKAHKIEQKYNFSEDEILEMLRRRPQTIANVEENFSDSSKQTLAKFLQDDVVYLSDVAGVKFYKLRA, from the coding sequence ATGAGTCTTGGCATAGATCTAAGCCCTAAGCAAAAATCATGTAATTTTGACTGTGTTTATTGTGAGCTAAGTGGCGCAAAAACAGTCAGCGCGATACAAGATCCGCCAAGTGTTGAAGAAATTTTAGTGGCTCTAAAAGATGCTTTGCGTACTCATCAAAACATCGATGTTATAACACTTACGGCAAATGGAGAGCCAACTCTTCACCCATACTTACAAGAGCTAATTAACGAGATAAATAACCTAAAAGGCAGTTCAAAAACACTTATTTTGAGTAATGGTTCAGGTGTGTGTGATCCAAAAATTTGTGAGGCTTTAAAAGGGCTTGATATAGTTAAATTTAGCCTTGATAGTGCAGTGCAAAGCACTTTTAAAAAGATAGACCGCAGCAAAGGCGGTATAGAAACTAGCGAGCTTATAAAAGCAATGGCTAAATTTCGCAAGGAATTTGCTGGCGAGCTTGTGCTTGAAATTTTAGTTGTGGCTGGCTTTAATGATAAAAAAAATGAGTTTGAAGCACTTAATGTGGCGATAAATGAGATAGCTCCACACCGAGTAGATATTGGCACGGTAGATCGCCCGCCAGCTTATAATGTAAAAGGCGTAGATGCTAAAAAACTAGAGGAGTTGGCCGAGCAGATAAGTGGTGTGCCGGTTAATATCGTCAAAGCTCACAAGATAGAGCAAAAATATAACTTTAGTGAGGATGAAATTTTGGAAATGCTGAGACGTCGTCCGCAAACTATCGCAAATGTTGAAGAGAATTTTTCTGACTCTTCAAAGCAAACTCTAGCAAAATTTTTACAAGATGATGTGGTTTATTTATCCGATGTTGCTGGGGTAAAATTTTATAAATTAAGAGCATAA
- a CDS encoding YqhA family protein encodes MRKIFEKILLASNSFTLFPVVFGLLGAIVLFVIASYDVGKVLLEVYKYFFAADFHVENFHSEVVGEIVGAIDLYLMALVLYIFSFGIYELFISEITQLKQSKQSKVLEVHSLDELKDKLGKVIVMVLIVNFFQRVLHANFTTPLEMAYLAASILALCLGLYFLHKGDH; translated from the coding sequence TTGCGTAAGATATTTGAAAAAATTTTGCTTGCAAGCAACAGCTTTACACTTTTTCCAGTAGTTTTTGGACTTTTAGGTGCGATCGTACTTTTTGTTATCGCAAGTTACGACGTCGGCAAAGTACTTCTAGAGGTTTATAAATATTTCTTTGCCGCAGATTTTCATGTTGAAAATTTCCACTCAGAAGTCGTTGGCGAGATCGTTGGAGCGATCGATCTATACTTGATGGCACTTGTTCTTTATATATTTAGCTTCGGAATTTACGAGCTTTTCATCTCAGAGATCACACAGTTAAAGCAGTCAAAGCAGAGCAAGGTGCTTGAGGTACATTCGCTTGATGAGCTAAAAGACAAGCTTGGCAAAGTGATCGTCATGGTTTTAATCGTAAATTTCTTCCAAAGGGTGCTTCACGCAAACTTCACAACTCCGCTTGAGATGGCCTATCTTGCGGCTTCTATCCTTGCACTTTGTCTAGGACTTTACTTCCTTCACAAGGGAGATCACTAA
- a CDS encoding sigma-54-dependent transcriptional regulator, with protein MNIVIVEDDINMRKSLEIALGEYEELNIKSYKTAVEALKKLSDDTDLIITDINMPKMDGLEFIKELNGKFDVIIMTGNATLNKAIESVRLGVKDFLTKPFDVSTLYEAIKRVELLKQKTLKISKNTETKSETTGFLATSKALETTLNIALKAARTDASVMLSGESGVGKEVFAKFIHANSPRKDAAFIALNMAAIPENLIESELFGFEKGAFTDASTTKKGQFELANGGTLFLDEIGEMPINLQPKLLRVLQEREITRLGATKSEKIDVRIICATNANLELAMGEGRFREDLFYRLNTIPLFIPPLRERKDEILPIAQDVLEKCCKEYGFEAKNFSKAAKEELLDYDYPGNIRELISVVQRAAILSEGDEILPNDLFLQARSKK; from the coding sequence ATGAATATCGTCATAGTAGAAGATGACATCAATATGCGAAAGTCACTTGAAATCGCACTTGGTGAGTATGAAGAGCTAAATATCAAAAGTTATAAAACCGCAGTTGAAGCCCTAAAAAAACTAAGCGACGATACTGATCTAATCATTACCGATATAAACATGCCAAAGATGGACGGACTCGAGTTTATTAAAGAGCTAAATGGCAAATTCGACGTCATCATAATGACAGGAAATGCGACGCTTAATAAGGCGATCGAAAGCGTTAGGCTTGGCGTAAAGGACTTTTTAACCAAGCCGTTTGACGTCTCAACGCTTTACGAGGCGATAAAAAGGGTCGAGCTTCTTAAACAAAAGACTCTAAAAATTTCAAAAAATACTGAGACAAAAAGCGAAACTACAGGGTTTTTAGCTACCTCAAAGGCACTTGAAACTACGCTCAATATCGCGCTAAAAGCGGCAAGAACAGATGCTTCAGTCATGCTTAGTGGCGAAAGTGGCGTTGGCAAGGAGGTCTTTGCTAAATTTATCCACGCAAACTCGCCAAGAAAAGACGCTGCATTTATAGCTCTAAACATGGCGGCGATCCCTGAAAATTTGATAGAAAGCGAGCTTTTTGGCTTTGAAAAGGGTGCTTTTACAGATGCATCGACTACCAAAAAAGGACAGTTTGAACTAGCAAATGGTGGAACTTTATTTTTAGATGAAATTGGCGAGATGCCTATAAATTTGCAACCAAAACTACTTCGTGTGCTTCAAGAGCGTGAGATTACTAGGCTTGGTGCTACAAAGAGCGAAAAAATCGACGTTCGCATCATTTGCGCCACAAATGCAAATTTAGAGCTTGCGATGGGGGAGGGCAGATTTAGAGAGGATCTTTTCTACCGCCTAAACACGATCCCGCTTTTCATCCCGCCACTTCGTGAGCGAAAAGATGAAATTTTACCTATCGCGCAGGATGTTTTGGAAAAATGCTGCAAGGAGTATGGCTTTGAGGCTAAAAATTTCTCAAAAGCAGCCAAAGAGGAGCTTTTGGACTACGACTACCCAGGCAACATAAGAGAGCTCATTTCAGTCGTGCAGCGTGCAGCGATACTAAGCGAGGGCGATGAAATTTTGCCAAATGATCTATTTTTACAAGCTAGAAGCAAAAAATAG
- the rfaE1 gene encoding D-glycero-beta-D-manno-heptose-7-phosphate kinase: MAKRVKILVVGDLMLDHYIWGSCERISPEAPVQVVKINNETYTLGGAGNVVRNLLSLGANVSVASVLGDDEAGKKIKERLAELNVKDELILTEKGRESSIKSRIMASHQQVVRIDKESVVKINLEDELVSKVKENLANFKAVLLSDYGKGVLSEKVCQEIIDECVKLKIPVLIDPKGSDYSKYKNATLLTPNKKEASEATNLKIKDKAELEKAIKQLKDRLNLTYSIITISEEGIALYDDRLHIFAAKAKEVFDVTGAGDTVLATLGYMLANGADIKEAIKIANLAAAVVVAKIGSATASFSEIEQLLNSSFGANFEHKLKSVEELEEILSQKGKKKVVFTNGCFDILHAGHVKYLARARELGDLLVVGLNSDASVKRLKGEARPINSQDDRACVLSGLGFVDYVVIFDEDTPLNLITQIKPDVLVKGADYKDKEVIGSDIVKEVRLIDFVEGKSTTGIIKRIKDAKNNDKK; the protein is encoded by the coding sequence ATGGCTAAGAGAGTTAAAATTTTAGTCGTCGGCGATCTCATGCTAGATCACTACATCTGGGGCAGTTGTGAGCGCATCTCGCCTGAAGCTCCAGTGCAGGTTGTAAAGATAAATAACGAAACCTACACGCTTGGTGGCGCTGGCAATGTGGTGAGAAATTTGCTTTCCCTTGGTGCAAACGTGAGCGTGGCTAGCGTCTTAGGAGATGATGAGGCTGGCAAAAAGATAAAAGAGAGGCTCGCTGAGCTAAACGTAAAAGATGAGCTCATACTCACCGAAAAAGGACGCGAAAGCTCGATAAAAAGCCGTATTATGGCATCGCACCAGCAAGTTGTCAGGATCGATAAAGAGAGCGTTGTTAAGATAAATTTAGAAGATGAACTCGTCTCAAAAGTAAAAGAAAACCTTGCAAATTTTAAGGCCGTCTTGCTAAGTGACTACGGTAAAGGCGTGCTTAGCGAAAAGGTCTGCCAAGAGATCATAGACGAGTGCGTGAAGCTAAAAATCCCAGTGCTTATCGATCCAAAAGGCAGCGACTACTCAAAGTACAAAAACGCGACCCTTCTAACGCCAAATAAAAAAGAGGCGAGCGAGGCTACAAATTTAAAGATAAAAGACAAGGCCGAGCTTGAAAAGGCGATAAAACAGCTAAAAGACAGGCTAAATTTAACCTATTCGATCATCACGATCTCAGAAGAGGGCATCGCGCTATATGATGACAGACTACACATTTTTGCCGCTAAAGCAAAAGAGGTCTTTGACGTCACTGGTGCTGGAGATACGGTGCTTGCCACACTTGGCTATATGCTGGCAAATGGAGCTGATATAAAAGAGGCGATAAAGATAGCAAACCTCGCAGCAGCCGTCGTCGTGGCGAAGATCGGTAGTGCAACGGCTAGCTTTAGCGAGATCGAACAGCTGCTAAATAGCTCATTTGGGGCAAATTTCGAGCACAAGCTTAAAAGCGTTGAGGAGCTAGAAGAAATTTTGAGCCAAAAGGGCAAGAAAAAGGTCGTTTTTACAAATGGCTGCTTTGATATACTGCACGCTGGACACGTAAAATACCTAGCGCGAGCAAGAGAGCTTGGCGATCTTTTAGTTGTCGGACTAAACTCAGACGCTTCAGTAAAGAGACTAAAAGGCGAGGCAAGACCTATAAACTCACAAGATGATAGAGCATGCGTGCTAAGTGGGCTTGGATTTGTTGATTATGTCGTGATTTTTGATGAGGATACGCCTTTAAATTTGATAACACAGATAAAGCCTGATGTGCTTGTAAAAGGGGCTGATTATAAAGACAAAGAGGTCATTGGTAGCGATATCGTAAAAGAGGTCAGGCTGATTGACTTTGTCGAGGGTAAAAGCACAACAGGGATAATAAAAAGGATAAAAGATGCTAAAAACAATGATAAAAAATGA
- the gyrA gene encoding DNA gyrase subunit A: protein MKDNLLELTQDIASVDIEESIKTSYLDYSMSVIVGRALPDARDGLKPVHRRILYAMDNLGVGSRSAYMKSARIVGEVIGKYHPHGDTAVYDALVRMAQKFSMRYPVVDGQGNFGSIDGDSAAAMRYTEARMTMLTEELLKDIDKDTVDFVPNYDDREVEPDVLPSRVPNLLLNGSSGIAVGMATNIPPHSLDELIDGLLLLLENKEATLEEVMEFIKGPDFPTGGIIFGKKGIIEAYRTGRGRVKLRAKTHIEKKPNKDVIVIDELPYQTNKARLIEQIAELVKDKQIEGISEVRDESDKDGIRVVIELKRDAMSDIVLNNLFKSTTMESTFGVIMLAINNKEPKVFNLIELLKLFLNHRKTVIIRRTIFELEKARARAHILEGLKIALDNIDEVIELIRNSADTAVAREGLMSKFNLSELQANAILDMRLSKLTGLEREKLEAELAELMAEIARLDEILKSETLLENLIKEELLEIKNKFKVPRVTEIVDDYDDIDIEDLIPNENMVVTITHRGYIKRVPSKQYEKQKRGGKGKVAVTTYDDDFIESFFTSNTHDTLMFVTDRGQLYWLKVYKIPEGSRTAKGKAVVNLIQLQPDEKIKAIIPTTDFDESKSLAFFTKNGIVKRTNLSEFKNIRSVGVRAISLDENDELVTALIAQTYDDIPVTDPENELSVESEVLEIEEIQNEIDEDNANAEEDANSGDETMLFVVTKKGMCLKFKISKVRQMGRTARGVTGIKFKEPGDEVVGAAVIESNDQEILSISQKGIGKRTTADEYRLTNRGGKGVICMKLTSRTGDLVGVVMVDEEQDLMALTSSGKMIRVDMQSIRKAGRNTSGVIVVNVDGDDVVSIARCPKAEDGEDEDEAPSEDMGLLE, encoded by the coding sequence ATGAAAGACAATCTACTTGAATTAACCCAAGATATCGCATCTGTTGATATCGAAGAGTCTATAAAAACTAGCTATCTTGACTACTCCATGAGCGTCATCGTCGGACGTGCTTTGCCTGACGCTAGAGACGGACTAAAGCCAGTTCATAGAAGAATTTTATACGCTATGGATAACCTCGGCGTTGGCAGCAGAAGTGCCTATATGAAGTCAGCTCGTATCGTCGGTGAAGTCATCGGTAAGTACCACCCACACGGTGATACAGCGGTTTATGACGCACTTGTTCGTATGGCTCAGAAATTTTCTATGCGCTATCCAGTCGTTGATGGACAAGGAAACTTTGGCTCGATTGATGGTGACAGCGCAGCTGCGATGCGTTATACCGAAGCTAGAATGACCATGCTTACTGAAGAGCTTTTAAAAGATATCGACAAAGACACGGTTGATTTTGTGCCAAACTACGATGATAGAGAGGTTGAGCCAGACGTTTTGCCTAGCCGTGTGCCAAATTTATTATTAAACGGCTCAAGTGGTATCGCTGTCGGTATGGCGACAAATATCCCGCCACATAGCCTTGATGAGCTAATAGACGGTCTTTTGCTCCTTCTTGAAAACAAAGAGGCGACACTTGAAGAGGTGATGGAATTTATAAAAGGTCCAGACTTCCCAACAGGTGGTATCATCTTTGGTAAAAAGGGCATCATAGAGGCCTACCGCACAGGTCGTGGCAGGGTCAAACTAAGGGCCAAAACTCACATAGAAAAAAAGCCAAACAAAGATGTGATTGTCATCGACGAGCTGCCATATCAAACAAACAAAGCTAGGCTTATCGAGCAGATCGCTGAGCTTGTCAAAGATAAGCAGATAGAGGGCATTAGCGAGGTTAGAGATGAGTCTGACAAAGACGGCATCCGTGTAGTTATCGAGCTAAAACGCGACGCTATGAGCGACATCGTGCTAAATAATCTCTTTAAATCAACCACGATGGAGAGCACTTTTGGCGTTATTATGCTTGCTATTAATAACAAAGAGCCAAAGGTATTTAACCTTATCGAGCTACTTAAGCTATTTTTAAATCACAGAAAAACAGTTATCATTAGAAGGACGATATTTGAGCTTGAAAAAGCGCGCGCAAGAGCTCACATCTTAGAGGGTCTAAAGATCGCACTTGATAATATCGACGAGGTGATCGAGCTTATTAGAAATAGTGCTGATACAGCCGTTGCTAGAGAAGGCTTGATGAGTAAATTTAACCTCTCAGAGCTTCAAGCAAACGCTATCCTTGATATGCGCCTAAGCAAGCTTACAGGCTTAGAGAGAGAAAAACTAGAGGCTGAGCTAGCCGAACTTATGGCTGAGATCGCAAGACTTGATGAAATTTTAAAAAGTGAGACATTACTTGAAAATTTGATCAAAGAAGAGCTTTTAGAGATCAAAAATAAATTTAAAGTACCAAGAGTGACTGAGATCGTTGATGACTACGATGATATCGACATTGAAGATCTTATACCAAATGAAAATATGGTAGTAACTATAACTCACCGCGGCTACATCAAGCGTGTGCCAAGTAAGCAGTACGAGAAGCAAAAACGCGGCGGCAAGGGCAAAGTAGCGGTCACGACATACGATGATGACTTTATAGAGAGCTTCTTTACCTCAAATACTCACGATACGCTTATGTTTGTGACAGACCGCGGACAGCTATACTGGCTCAAAGTCTATAAGATCCCAGAAGGAAGCCGCACAGCAAAGGGCAAAGCGGTGGTAAATTTGATCCAGTTGCAGCCTGATGAGAAGATAAAAGCGATCATACCAACGACTGACTTTGACGAGAGCAAATCGCTAGCATTCTTTACTAAAAACGGCATCGTAAAACGCACAAATTTAAGTGAGTTTAAAAACATCCGCTCAGTTGGTGTTAGAGCGATCAGTCTTGACGAGAATGACGAGCTTGTAACTGCGCTCATCGCTCAAACATACGATGATATCCCAGTAACTGACCCTGAAAATGAGCTAAGCGTAGAGAGCGAAGTGCTTGAGATAGAAGAGATACAAAATGAGATCGATGAAGATAATGCAAATGCCGAAGAGGACGCAAACTCAGGCGATGAGACAATGCTATTTGTCGTTACTAAAAAGGGTATGTGTCTTAAATTTAAGATCAGCAAAGTTCGCCAAATGGGTAGAACGGCACGCGGCGTAACTGGTATTAAATTTAAAGAGCCAGGCGACGAGGTCGTGGGTGCAGCAGTGATCGAAAGCAATGATCAAGAAATTTTAAGCATATCTCAAAAAGGTATCGGCAAACGCACAACCGCTGATGAGTACCGCTTGACAAACCGCGGTGGCAAAGGCGTCATCTGCATGAAGCTAACAAGCAGAACAGGTGATCTTGTGGGCGTTGTGATGGTTGATGAAGAGCAAGATCTTATGGCTCTAACATCAAGTGGCAAGATGATCAGAGTTGATATGCAAAGTATCCGCAAAGCAGGACGTAACACAAGTGGTGTGATCGTCGTAAATGTAGATGGCGATGATGTCGTAAGTATCGCAAGATGCCCTAAGGCTGAAGACGGCGAGGACGAGGATGAAGCACCAAGCGAAGATATGGGGCTTTTGGAATAA
- a CDS encoding aspartate-semialdehyde dehydrogenase, whose product MRKFNVAVIGATGAVGEELFRVMEEVEFPVGELLPLASAKSAGSEIEFNGKYYKVKELTEKVFSEHEIDIAFFSAGGSVSEKFAKFAADSGAVVIDNTSHFRMDKDIPLVVPECNPSDIAMWKNRGIIANPNCSTIQMVQILKPLNDAFSINRVDVSTYQAASGAGKEGMEELVVQMQKFFEFKLDECEPKVFAHRLALNVIPHIDVFLDNDYTKEEMKMVNETQKILHKDIEVSATCVRVPVLRSHSEAITIHFDKDVSADAAREILSKAPSVVVVDNPANKEYPMPIISSDTNETYVGRIRVDNYRPNVLHLWCSADQIRVGAATNAVRIAQKWIAMQE is encoded by the coding sequence ATGAGAAAATTTAACGTAGCGGTCATTGGTGCTACTGGAGCGGTCGGTGAAGAGCTTTTTAGAGTGATGGAAGAGGTTGAGTTTCCAGTTGGAGAGCTTTTGCCGCTTGCTAGCGCAAAAAGTGCTGGTAGTGAGATCGAATTTAATGGCAAATATTACAAAGTAAAAGAGCTAACCGAAAAGGTTTTTAGTGAGCACGAGATCGATATAGCATTTTTTAGTGCGGGCGGTTCAGTCTCAGAAAAATTTGCCAAATTTGCAGCTGATAGTGGCGCAGTAGTCATCGATAACACCAGCCATTTTAGGATGGATAAAGATATCCCTCTTGTTGTGCCAGAGTGTAATCCAAGCGACATCGCTATGTGGAAAAACCGCGGCATCATCGCAAATCCAAACTGCTCGACTATCCAAATGGTGCAAATTTTAAAACCACTAAACGACGCTTTTAGTATCAATAGAGTCGATGTTTCTACATACCAAGCAGCAAGCGGTGCTGGCAAAGAGGGCATGGAAGAGCTTGTTGTTCAGATGCAAAAATTCTTTGAGTTTAAGCTTGATGAGTGCGAGCCAAAGGTATTTGCGCACCGCCTAGCGCTAAATGTGATCCCACACATTGATGTCTTTTTGGACAATGACTACACAAAAGAAGAGATGAAAATGGTCAATGAAACGCAAAAAATTCTTCACAAAGATATAGAAGTTAGCGCTACCTGTGTGCGTGTGCCAGTGCTTAGAAGCCACTCTGAGGCGATTACTATCCACTTTGACAAAGATGTAAGTGCAGATGCAGCAAGAGAAATTTTAAGCAAAGCTCCAAGCGTCGTTGTAGTCGATAATCCAGCAAATAAAGAGTATCCGATGCCTATCATTTCAAGCGATACAAATGAGACTTATGTTGGTAGGATCAGAGTTGATAATTACAGACCTAATGTGCTTCATCTTTGGTGCAGTGCTGATCAGATCCGCGTAGGGGCTGCGACAAATGCCGTCAGGATCGCACAAAAGTGGATTGCAATGCAAGAGTAA
- a CDS encoding LPP20 family lipoprotein gives MKVKILSFALMVAIFGGCSFNGFMGEPTSTSNRNVVIQKVDKDDLREVMKKEKMIYDSAPRETTFRATGEGIAPLNSLSYAQSVTLAKRAAMADAYSQLAGKLYGVKINAEDTVRDAMLNDSSITSKVQGLVKNARIVSENFKDGLYKVNMELKIDEDKWREVFSY, from the coding sequence ATGAAGGTTAAAATTTTATCTTTTGCTTTGATGGTTGCTATTTTTGGCGGTTGCTCATTTAACGGCTTTATGGGCGAGCCAACTAGCACATCAAACCGCAACGTAGTCATCCAAAAGGTCGATAAAGACGATCTTAGAGAGGTGATGAAAAAAGAGAAGATGATATATGATAGCGCTCCAAGAGAGACCACTTTCAGAGCCACAGGCGAGGGTATAGCTCCGCTAAATTCGCTCTCCTACGCTCAGTCGGTTACTCTTGCAAAAAGAGCGGCGATGGCTGATGCTTATTCGCAGCTTGCTGGTAAGCTTTATGGCGTAAAGATCAACGCTGAAGACACCGTAAGAGACGCGATGCTAAACGACTCATCTATCACTTCAAAGGTTCAAGGCCTTGTTAAAAATGCAAGAATTGTAAGTGAAAATTTCAAAGATGGGCTTTATAAAGTAAATATGGAGCTTAAGATAGACGAAGATAAGTGGCGAGAAGTCTTTTCTTACTAA
- a CDS encoding SseB family protein encodes MQEAMDKFLSDPSEKNEVNLIAALKKASFFAPVLLNQALAKPDGGVVYEEEGSNIKFILLEDEGEKLSYFPAFTSKEAMKLWRNDSEQESIEIGLKEYLAMLKESSYAGVVVDAFSYDFILKKEQIEKILD; translated from the coding sequence ATGCAAGAAGCGATGGATAAATTTTTAAGTGATCCTAGCGAGAAAAATGAGGTAAATTTGATAGCGGCTTTAAAAAAGGCTAGCTTTTTCGCTCCGGTGCTTTTAAATCAAGCACTCGCAAAGCCTGATGGCGGCGTAGTCTATGAGGAGGAGGGCTCAAATATCAAATTTATCCTACTTGAAGATGAGGGCGAGAAGCTTAGCTATTTTCCAGCATTTACTAGCAAAGAGGCGATGAAGCTTTGGCGAAACGACAGTGAGCAAGAGAGCATTGAGATAGGGCTAAAAGAGTATCTTGCGATGCTAAAAGAGAGCAGCTACGCTGGAGTCGTGGTTGATGCTTTTAGCTATGATTTTATTCTTAAAAAAGAGCAGATAGAAAAAATTTTAGACTAA